The genomic interval TCGACTTGAAGAGGGCGTCTTCGAGCACGAGGGGAATGCGCGTGAAGATCGCGCCGCCGTCGGCTTCGGAGGCGTTGGAGGTAAAGCGGACCCGACGCAGCACATCAAAGGGCTCGCCATCGTTCACGTAGAGCGCGCCGCCCCGACCCCCGGCGCTGTTGTCGGTGAAGTCGACGTCCGTGGCGCTGAACGCGCCGGTGGCGTGGACCGCTCCTCCATCGCCGGCGATCGACGCGTCGGCGAGGGTGAGCCCTTCGAGGTGGAGTGAGCCGCTACCCGGCACGGTGAAGATGCGGTCGGGGCCAATCGCGCTCAGGGTGAGCTGGTCGGCTCCGGGGCCCTCGATGGTGATGTCGCCGTCGATGACAAAGGCGCTGGCGGGCTGAATGCGCGTGATGCTCGGATCAAAGGTGATGACGCTGCCGGCGTTGACCCGGCCGAGCACCTCGCGCAGCGTGCCGGAGGTGGTGGCGCTATCGCCGGAGTGGGTCACCAGGGTGGGCTTCGAGGAGCTGATCGTGGCGAAGGTGGTCTGGCCGCTCTGCACCGTCAGGGTCTGGCTGCCGCCGACCACGGTGTAGACGTTGCCCCAGGCGTCGGTGCCCAGCTGGTTAACGCTCACGCTGAGGGACCAGGTGCCCGGGTCCAGCGGGATGTGGGCGGTGCCCTGGCCGCTGAGCTGGCGGCTGTGAGAGATGCCCGCGCTGGCAACCCTGATGGTGAGGCTGCCGGTGGAGGGCAGGTCGTGGGACAGGGCCAGCCCCCCGTCGAGCGCGGCGTAGGTCTGGGTCAGGTGGGTAGTCTGGCCGCTCTGCACCGAGGCGGTGGTGGTGCGCGTGGCGGGCTCATAGGAGCTCCCGCCGGCGTTTACATTATGAAAGGTCAGGGTGTACTGCCCGGGCGCCAGCCCCGGGAGGTTGGTGACGTCGGGATAGGTGGTCTGGGCGGTGGAGGGGGCCGGGCCGGTCAGGGTCACGCTGGCGGCCGCGCCGGCGGGCAGTCCCTGGGTCACCACGTTGAGTTGGCCGGTGGCCATCCCAAAGTTGAGATGCGCGCTGGCGATGGCATCGCTTAAGACCTCAACGCTTTGCGGTGGCGCGCTATAGTTTAAGTCGCCCTGGGTCACATCGGCGGCGCTGACAACGTAGATGCCCGGGACGAGATCCTGGAGGGTGGTGGCGGAGTTGACCGTGGCGCTGTAGCCGCCCGGGCCGCTGATCGTGATGGTGGGCGAGACGCCGGCGGGAAGCCCCTGGAAGCTTACCTGAAGCTGACCGTTGGCCAGCCCGTAGGTGATGGTGGTGGGATCGT from Lujinxingia litoralis carries:
- a CDS encoding choice-of-anchor Q domain-containing protein → LLTLLLLGTLALGCGDSPNARRNQDAGEHDGGDIDHATGSLSLSLEGLPPESPWPNIALVGDTTLSVPEGGILDAIPVGQYQVVAQNMVLDLATYNAPVANLTIEADQHVELTLSYALLPASWQVIIEGLPGTLTPQVNLSGPNTDVILNASALFDDLTPGTYHLTPQQVSDGTTTYHAAVRTAALTSGANDPTTITYGLANGQLQVSFQGLPAGVSPTITISGPGGYSATVNSATTLQDLVPGIYVVSAADVTQGDLNYSAPPQSVEVLSDAIASAHLNFGMATGQLNVVTQGLPAGAAASVTLTGPAPSTAQTTYPDVTNLPGLAPGQYTLTFHNVNAGGSSYEPATRTTTASVQSGQTTHLTQTYAALDGGLALSHDLPSTGSLTIRVASAGISHSRQLSGQGTAHIPLDPGTWSLSVSVNQLGTDAWGNVYTVVGGSQTLTVQSGQTTFATISSSKPTLVTHSGDSATTSGTLREVLGRVNAGSVITFDPSITRIQPASAFVIDGDITIEGPGADQLTLSAIGPDRIFTVPGSGSLHLEGLTLADASIAGDGGAVHATGAFSATDVDFTDNSAGGRGGALYVNDGEPFDVLRRVRFTSNASEADGGAIFTRIPLVLEDALFKSNSADGNGGAIFAHPGIADGNMVISRALFNQNFAGSGGGGVYSQRGAFIANTTFYFNTSTLSPGGAWVQYDGEANFVHTTFDANVALFGYAIASYCDDATPVYLKSSAVMGTEADAFHCQETPRPIASLGHNYIQHGGSAFSRHATDYVGVPGLLLARTLDALADNGGFTHTIATQAALDYTMKLPASACTDDNGMAVTEDQRGMLRPNGGYCTIGAWENTSR